A single region of the Rhizophagus irregularis chromosome 27, complete sequence genome encodes:
- a CDS encoding T-complex protein 1 subunit epsilon, whose product MSKDMSAVYATDEYGRPFIIVREQQRKSRLSGIDAIKYHILAAKTVASIIKTSLGPRGLDKILISPDGDITVTNDGATILTQMEVEHQIAKLLVQLSKSQDDEIGDGTTGVVVLAGALLEQTETLLERGIHPIRIADGFERACKIAVEHLDKISDLVEFTKDNTESLLKTAKTSLGSKIVSKYHGQFAKIAVDAVLSVADLERKDVDFELIKVDGKVGGSLEDTKLVQGVVIDKDMSHPQMPREVRDAKIAILTCPFEPPKPKTKHKLDITSVEEYKKLQNYEKEKFEEMIKRVKDTGANLVICQWGFDDEANHLLMQNELPAVRWVGGPEIELIAIATNGRIVPRFEDLKPEKLGKAGHVREISFGTTKDRMLVIEECSNSRAVTVFVRGSNKMIIDEAKRSIHDALCVVRNLVRDNRVVYGGGAAEISCSLAISQAADKISSIEQHAVRAFANALDATPLALAENSGLSPIETLADIKSRQINENNSQLGIDCMGTGSNDMKVQFVYDPLISKRQQFLLATQLVKMILKIDDVITTGSVG is encoded by the exons ATGTCAAAAGATATGAGTGCTGTTTATGCGACAGACGAATATGGGCGACCTTTTATCATTGTAAGAGAACAACAAAGGAAAAGTAGACTTAGTGGTATTGATGCTATAAAG TACCATATTTTAGCTGCAAAAACTGTTGCTTCTATTATCAAGACTTCTTTGGGTCCTAGAG GTCTTGACAAAATTCTAATATCACCTGATGGAGATATTACCGTTACTAATGATGGTGCAACAATTTTGACTCAAATGGAAGTTGAGCACCAGATTGCAAAGTTATTGGTTCAATTATCTAAATCTCAAGACGATGAAATTGGGGATGGAACAACCGGTGTTGTCG TTCTTGCGGGCGCACTTCTTGAACAAACTGAGACTCTCTTGGAACGGGGTATTCATCCTATTCGTATAGCAGATGGATTTGAGAGAGCGTGTAAAATTGCTGTGGAGCATTTGGATAAAATTTCTGATCTAGTAGAATTTACCAAAGACAATACCGAAAGCTTACTTAAAACTGCAAAAACAAGTTTAGGAAGTAAAAT AGTTTCAAAATATCATGGACAATTTGCTAAAATAGCAGTTGACGCAGTATTATCAGTAGCAGATTTGGAGCGTAAAGATGTTGATTTTGAATTGATTAAAGTGGATGGAAAAGTAGGAGGTTCATTAGAAGACACTAAATTGGTACAAGGAGTAGTAATCGATAAAGATATGTCACATCCTCAAATGCCACGTGAAGTACGTGATGCTAAAATTGCTATTTTAACATGCCCATTTGAGCCTCCTAAACCAAAAACTAAACACAAATTAGATATTACTTCTGTcgaagaatataaaaaattacaaaattatgaaaaagaaaaatttgaagaaatgaTTAAGCGTGTCAAAGATACCGGTGCTAATTTAGTTATTTGTCAGTGGGGTTTTGATGATGAAGCTAATCATTTGTTGATGCAAAATGAGTTACCGGCTGTCCGTTGGGTTGGTGGTCCTGAGATAGAG CTTATTGCCATTGCTACAAATGGACGTATTGTTCCTCGTTTTGAGGATCTTAAGCCCGAGAAACTTGGTAAGGCCGGTCATGTTCGTGAGATTTCCTTCGGTACTACAAAGGATCGTATGCTTGTTATTGAGGAATGTTCAAATTCTCGTGCCGTTACCGTATTTGTTCGCGGTAGTAACAAAATG ATAATTGATGAGGCTAAGAGATCCATTCATGATGCTTTGTGTGTTGTACGTAATCTTGTTCGTGATAATCGTGTTGTATATGGAGGTGGTGCTGCTGAAATCAGTTGTTCACTTGCCATCTCTCAAGCTGCTGATAAg atatcGTCCATTGAACAACATGCTGTTCGTGCATTCGCTAATGCTTTGGATGCGACTCCTTTAGCACTTGCGGAAAATTCTGGCCTCTCTCCAATAGAGACATTGGCTGATATTAAATCGCGccaaataaatgaaaataatagtcAATTAGGAATTGATTGTATGGGAACTGGATCTaatg atatgaaAGTTCAATTTGTTTATGATCCACTTATTTCCAAAAGGCAACAATTCTTGTTGGCGACTCAACTCGTAAAGATGATACTTAAGATAGATGAT GTCATTACAACGGGATCCGTCGGTTAA